From Coturnix japonica isolate 7356 chromosome 3, Coturnix japonica 2.1, whole genome shotgun sequence, the proteins below share one genomic window:
- the PSMB1 gene encoding LOW QUALITY PROTEIN: proteasome subunit beta type-1 (The sequence of the model RefSeq protein was modified relative to this genomic sequence to represent the inferred CDS: deleted 2 bases in 1 codon), which produces MLSAARYAELRPEPGYGLGGPVQYRFSPYTFNGGTVLAIAGEDFALFASDTRLSEGYAIHSRDSPKCYKLTERTVIGCSGFHGDCLTLTKIIEARLKMYKHSNNKTMTTGAIAAMLSTILYSRRFFPYYVYNIIGGLDEEGKGAVYSFDPVGSYQRDSFKAGGSASAMLQPLLDNQIGFKNMQNVEHVPLTLEKALQLVKDVFISAAERDVYTGDALKICVVTKDGVKEETIQLRKD; this is translated from the exons ATGCTGTCCGCAGCGCGATACGCCGAGCTGAGGCCGGAGCCGGGATATGGGCTGGGCGGACCTGTGCAGTACCGCTTCTCGCCATACACCTTCAACGGCGG GACTGTGCTGGCGATCGCTGGGGAAGACTTT GCATTGTTTGCCTCCGACACACGGCTGAGTGAAGGTTATGCAATTCACAGCCGGGACAGCCCCAAATGCTACAAACT AACAGAGCGAACAGTCATTGGATGCAGTGGCTTCCATGGTGACTGCCTTACACTCACAAAGATTATTGAAGCAAGATTAAAG ATGTACAAGCATTCCAACAACAAGACCATGACTACCGGAGCTATTGCAGCAATGCTGTCTACAATCCTGTATTCTCGACGTTTCTTTCCTTACTACGTTTACAACATCATTGGTGGACTTGATGAGGAAG gaaaGGGAGCAGTCTATAGCTTTGATCCAGTAGGCTCATACCAGAGAGATTCTTTCAAAGCAGGTGGATCAGCAAGTGCCATGCTGCAGCCATTGCTTGATAACCAG ATTGGTTTCAAGAACATGCAAAACGTGGAGCACGTACCTCTGACCCTGGAGAAGGCTTTGCAGCTGGTTAAAgatgtctttatttctgctgctgagagaGACGTGTACACTGGTGATGCTCTTAAGATCTGTGTTGTCACCAAAGACGGAGTTAAAGAGGAAACCATCCAATTAAGAAAAGACTAA